ATTATGTACAtacatatcatcttaaaatgaatttggaccttgcataatgaacacagttaaataaaaagtattttaattactgataaagtactgatagtactcattcaaattatggacaaactagccaacaagtctgcctgtcagtaaTCCATAATTCTCTTCATTTTCCTGTTTGctttttctggctgtcactcctcacttatctatctgccaatgtgaattaaaaaatgattaaaattacatacaccattatttatttaatagttgtgattgatatatatattttgttttcttcaacatttctaatgtagctacagcatctcttctctcatcttcctcacatctcttcctctgtttctcctgtgtctcctctctttctaaagctgagctccagctgacagacttttgattctgtctgtcacagtttcagctgtatgcagatatcacactgcagacaatggtccactgtagcaggataataattgtttaaatgggcgttcgtcatgtcaccatgttctataactccttaaaaccagctgactgctgtcagtctgagtgactcagccttcatggatgaaccacacaggtcagataacactgtccgtcagacctgctgttcagtctgttataaagctacgagcacgtcacgcccccttcCCGAACaggaccggctcgttatcatccgtcattcaacagcaaattagcaaaacctgcatagtagcaacaaatcctgctctgctgcatgttcacctgaactgcggattctgctgttctgcagcgaaacgtctttaatacccgtctgtctgtctgtctgtgtgcgcgcaatgcgcgctgcagtgagagggccgtatgagttttgcacacacgtttcaaaaagtccgggccgaaactaactttgttcttgttcccgATACCTCGggtaacagatctctctgttctcgtggagtatggaacaagctttaccGCACAggatcagctctgcgcagcatatgtccgcgttcttcttctggatttcctgcggcctcggctgaccgcagcagacacgttttcaaagatacacacacacacaaacacacagggggTCCTGCCCTTCacggtctctgattggttcagaccacgatatgagcctgatgtgtgtctgttgttggaccacagggagacttttaacaGTCACGGAGAAtatatctccctctaacagctggtcgtaccagtgcgacctctgatattttttggttgcaccattgagaaattaggtcgcatgtgcgcccaaaatggtcgcactctagagccctggtGTTGTCTCACCACCTgactctcttctcttttctttccctcctATGCATGTTCTGTTCACAGCTTTCCACTCTCTGCATTATCCTCAACTTTGCTGTGTCCCCTGCTCATCATATTTACTCTCCTCTATCCTTTGCCTTCTGTCTGCTCCACAGGCCATCCGATACCTAACCACAAACCTGTTACCAAGGCAACTGCACAGCATGATAGGAaacagcagctacacacacataccacaTTTGAGTTCACTTTACTGTCCGGTTGTTCTTTTTATATTCTTGTGACAAAACTCTGTGCAGGTCAGAACAGTAATAGATATTTTATACTGTATGGCACAACTCAAGGACACAAATGGTGAATACTGGTTAACTTTTCATCAGGAGGGGAGCTGTTGGAAGGCACATGGCATtcgattttgtttttgtcttatcCTGGTTATGAATGGTATTTTTATGAAATACAACAAactgttttttatttcactgttaACAAAGAATTAAAAATAGCACTAGTTACAACTTGATATGagttcatttgttttgtgttggtaAAATTTAAATTGACACTATTTGTCAAGAAGTATTTTTCAGGAATAACTACCATATAAAGAATCGATGAGTTTGCATGTGTTCAGCCAGACGATCTATTATCTCTTTTCCCACATCTTTTTAGTAATTTTTGCTCATTAATGTGTGAGTCAGAGCTCCAACCACACAGTTCTCTTTTTTAATCTCTGATACAATGCAATATGATCTGCTGAAAAACTTTTTACAACCCTCTATTGTCTATTGTCACCAGAAATGAGTCGCCAGACTGCCACTGCGCTGCCCACAGGAACTTCCAAGTGCCCCCCTTCTCAGCGCGTGCCCACTCTGTCAGGCACCACAGCCTCCAACAGTGACCTGGCCAGCCTGTTTGAGTGTCCTGTCTGTTTCGACTATGTCCTACCCCCTATACTGCAGTGCCAGTCTGGACACCTGGTAAGTACAGATCCATTacgaaaaaaggaaaaaatgaaaagataCTGTGAAAAAATTTCATGGGCACTATTTTTGCCTGGTTCCAGGTATGCTCTAACTGCCGGCCCAAACTCACTTGCTGCCCCACATGCCGAGGCCCTCTTGGGTCCATCAGGAACCTGGCCATGGAAAAGGTGGCCAACTCTGTCCTGTTCCCCTGCAAGTACGCCTCCTCGGGCTGTGAAGTCACTCTGCCGCACACCGACAAGACGGAGCACGAAGAACTCTGCGAGTTTCGGCCGTATTCCTGTCCCTGTCCTGGTGCCTCATGCAAGTGGCAGGGCTCCCTGGACGCTGTCATGCCTCATCTGATGCACCAACACAAGTCCATCACCACACTGCAGGTCAGACCCGAGGCTCCCATTTTAAGTTGTAATCTAGACATGTGAGGCTACTCTTTCTGTTTCAGTAACAgcaaatattttcacatttttctccTCTACATGTGATCATCAGGATTTTCTAATTTCCCAAGTATCCACTCTGAACAGGCAGGCATTCAGTTTGATCAGAAAGCAGTCCAGCTTCTGTATCCCACTCCACCCTACCAAGCTGATGGGGAATTTTAAAAatgccctctgctggaccaTAAAGCAAACAGTTTCAGGTGGTCTGATCAGACCAGGCTATTTATTCTGCATATGCATTGATTTTAGCAtctatttttatttgaaaagGAATAAGAATTTATGATGACTATTAAATCCTCAACGTAAACGCAACACAAACAAGTAGATGCCTGCAAAAGCTTTGAATTCCTGTTTAGGTTATCATTCTTCAAGCTCTAGTGCAGCAGTTTTGTCACCCATTTCTGGCAGTGAGAGTcagtacacaaacactgtcagtgtgcctgatatttatttatatatatatatatatgtatgtatatacatatacatatacatatatatatgtgtgtgtgtatgtgtgcccaGGGGGAGGACATTGTGTTCCTGGCTACAGACATCAACCTCCCTGGCGCAGTGGATTGGGTAATGATGCAGTCCTGTTTCGGCTTCCACTTCATGCTGGTCTTGGAGAAGCAGGAGAAGTACGACGGACACCAGCAGTTCTTCGCCATTGTGCAGCTCATCGGGACACGCAAGCAGGCTGAAAATTTTGCCTACCGACTGGAGCTCAACGGGCACCGGCGCCGTCTGACCTGGGAGGCCACGCCGCGCTCTATCCACGAGGGCATCGCCACAGCCATCATGAACAGCGACTGCCTGGTGTTCGACACATCCATTGCACAGCTGTTCGCTGAGAACGGCAACCTGGGCATCAACGTGACCATCTCCATGTGCTAAGAACTTTAAATTGAGGAGAGTCAAAAAGTTACAGATTGTTAGGGGGCATTTTTAAGGAGGTCAAATCAGTCATGACCTCACGGTGCTCCCCCTCTCTGCCCCACCCCTTAAGACATAGAACTGGACTGTCTGATCGGGCAGCCGTGGTGGCCCAGGGGGTGAGagggatgaatggatggatgggtggaggaATGCGTAAAACttaataaaaatgcataaactgTGTAGTGATGGCTATAGACTTGTGAACACATACACGTATGTGAGACTCATGCACGCACATGCAGTCTCTGTTTGTCATAAACACGGACACAAACTGAGAAGCTGTTCAAACTCGCTTGTTGTTTCCTGGTGTCTCAGAGTGATTTCCCACCATCCttattttatttgtctttttttcttttctccccaccccccacccgCAGTAATGCTCTGATATCTCAGATGCTGCAGCCTTTCTGAGCAAAAGGCTGGAAGCTCTGTGCCCTGTCAGCTACACTCTGAAGGCTCAAGCTGTCTTTCAACATGGACTCCTGGCCAGTGCTAGGAAGCTAGCCAGCTATCTAGCTTTCCCTCGGTTATACACCTCAGTACCCATCATACCTCCCTAGATAAACGGTTCCCAAGCTACCAGGACCTGCTGTGGCTGCTAATGACAAACTCTAACTGGAACACAGTCcattaaaaatgtttctaaaatgaCTGACATGGCTGTCCATGGCTGGGACAGGAACTGTCACCCATAGACGTGGATGGTTGTAGCACCATAACCACACAGTTATGTCCAGTACCAGAACCTTGGATCAGCATTAAGAATTCATGAATGTCCACACCCACTCATCTGGTCTCTCACCAGTCCCGACCCACACTGCAGACTGAGCATCGGACGCTAACCATCTTTGATAGTTATTAGGCTCTGCTGTCATACTGTATGGATTTGGATGTGGACAAGGCCTTCAGCCACATCAGCCCTGGAGCTCCTTATGTGTTTTAAtttcatatacacacaaacacatgtgtttTATGAATTGACTGAGGAACAGAaggtctttgttgttttgtttttcagaaaaaacactgcatttcagtttttgtttttctttcttttttgtcatttctttttaattatttagtttttttgtatGACAGAAGAAAATAACTCCtgatatttgtgtttgtgagagacaTGGATTgtcccttttctctctttttcccctctgctcctctgtcaccTGTGCTCTGGCTCTGTCTCACTCTGCCATTGTCAGCCTCAACCACTGATTGACTCATCACCCAACAAGGAATGAGGGACAATTTATACCGTTACAATGTtgctattgttattattaaatgGAGATTATCATAATTATCATTTTTTGTattgaattttaaaaacaaaaattaaacagacagtTGTAAAACTTGTGGCTAAACTTCAGTGTTTGTAGTTTAAAAGCAAGCTGTGTCATTCTTCtgaaggtttgtgtttttttttttttctccagagtTGGGTTGTTTccatctctttgtctctctgtcctcttgtTTGTGTGGTAAGTCTTTtctttcccctttttttgtgttggagaagaaggagggaggtcAAGCCAatcctctctccctttctctccatGTGGAGTCTCAGTAATGTTGCTGCTCTCCCTCAACttgactttttctgttttaatttgtCATTAAATAAATCTATCTTTTTCATAGCTGGTGccctttttcttcatttcttcaaTAAGATCTGTATTATAGCTGCTTTTTTAGCCTTATATCTTACAGATACAATTTCTGTCTCATGGTATGCAGTTTGTCAAGTAACAGCACTCTAAACAAATCTGCATTATATAATGTTACAATACATTAATTTCTTTAATCTCACATTTGTAAGAAATGTTTGGTGTTGCTTAATGATATAACTTTTTGTTATTATGTGATGGCTATTTATAGATTAGCCTCGGCTGTAAAATGTATCCCATTGTTATTGTCCTCAGTGCCTCCCAAGTTTATGATTTAAGTAGGTCTTTGGATGTAGGGCAGCCTGTGAGGTCAGATAGGAGGAATCTGAAGAAGAATGTGTTTACAGGAAACGGTGAAAGGTGTGGCAGATGTAGGTTTGCTTCTAAAGAGACCGTACATATAACACAGGTACGGTAAGTCATCTGTTGTCAGTCAATCCTACTTTAGGAGCAAGCATCTAATTACAGCTATTTTCACACAGTAGCTGACATGGAGCTGCACTcatttctattgtgtgtgtgtgtgtgaagaacagGGCCCAAAGAAAACACCGGTGATGTTGTAGGACTGAGGTGAGACAAAGCCACACACCTTATTTCTTTGCAACCCCATGTCTGTCTGCACATTAGTTGATGTATGGGGACAGTGGGTGCACATACAACACATGTGCCTCTTAAAGAGCCAAATATGAACGCTAATACTCCAGC
This window of the Parambassis ranga chromosome 6, fParRan2.1, whole genome shotgun sequence genome carries:
- the siah1 gene encoding E3 ubiquitin-protein ligase Siah1 translates to MDEEMSRQTATALPTGTSKCPPSQRVPTLSGTTASNSDLASLFECPVCFDYVLPPILQCQSGHLVCSNCRPKLTCCPTCRGPLGSIRNLAMEKVANSVLFPCKYASSGCEVTLPHTDKTEHEELCEFRPYSCPCPGASCKWQGSLDAVMPHLMHQHKSITTLQGEDIVFLATDINLPGAVDWVMMQSCFGFHFMLVLEKQEKYDGHQQFFAIVQLIGTRKQAENFAYRLELNGHRRRLTWEATPRSIHEGIATAIMNSDCLVFDTSIAQLFAENGNLGINVTISMC